The Triticum aestivum cultivar Chinese Spring chromosome 3A, IWGSC CS RefSeq v2.1, whole genome shotgun sequence genome includes a region encoding these proteins:
- the LOC123059582 gene encoding aspartyl protease AED1-like produces MKFFLTTIVVALLLIAAASKSRSAISYPDEGGTPSPPEAALLLIAAASKSHSAICSPDVDRTPSPPEAALLLIAAASKSRSAICSPDVDRTPSPPEAGSLAHTNKKIPLIRTDKPKEVNPMEYLTHDLARMSVLLGTPIFYPSEYLNITARDRTSDLDMFTAWLGFGYPDVLQKVVFDTGSDFSWIRCNMTRINSTESYQGASYAPADSFTSKLVFCGSSNCLKAGGRCKVGGNDHCFFSTHYMDASSTQGIVFMDELNLTYFVSVKHFLFGCATSDVGYFGDLDGLIGLGRGPMSLAQQIHKTDAPSVDMTHNEFSYCIPSSRSKKSGFLTFGRMDESTSDITFTKMFRHRTHMSLYFVDLTYMYVGNEFIAMPVKQETFVDSGATLTYIPPEVHGNLTRVFRQEFEKYLIPKDVYILGGCFNFTDAPANIPIPQVIFGFSDGTEFDLSYEGIFFNPRPGKRIACLAFHSQSGISIIGRSAQQSVEIVFDIVNDNLGFGPKGGC; encoded by the exons ATGAAGTTCTTCTTAACTACCATCGTTGTGGCGTTGTTGCTGATTGCTGCGGCTTCAAAGTCACGTTCGGCAATCAGTTATCCAGATGAGGGCGGGACTCCTTCACCACCAGAAGCAG CGTTGTTGCTGATTGCTGCGGCTTCAAAGTCACATTCGGCAATCTGTTCTCCAGATGTGGACCGGACTCCTTCACCACCAGAAGCAG CGTTGTTGCTGATTGCTGCGGCTTCAAAGTCACGTTCGGCAATCTGTTCTCCAGATGTGGACCGGACTCCTTCACCGCCAGAAGCAG GTTCATTGGCACATACCAATAAGAAGATCCCACTTATTCGCACAGACAAACCCAAGGAGGTGAATCCCATGGAGTACCTTACCCATGACCTAGCCCGGATGAGTGTGCTGTTAGGGACGCCCATCTTCTACCCCTCAGAGTATTTGAATATCACAGCTCGTGACCGGACAAGTGATCTGGATATGTTCACAGCTTGGCTTGGGTTTGGATATCCAGATGTACTTCAGAAGGTGGTATTTGACACGGGCAGCGACTTCAGCTGGATCCGTTGCAACATGACAAGAATTAATTCCACGGAGAGCTACCAAGGAGCATCGTACGCCCCCGCAGATTCTTTCACCTCCAAGCTAGTCTTCTGCGGATCTTCAAACTGTTTAAAGGCGGGAGGAAGGTGCAAAGTTGGCGGCAATGATCATTGTTTCTTCTCCACCCACTACATGGACGCATCAAGCACACAAGGTATAGTCTTTATGGACGAATTAAACCTGACATACTTTGTGTCAGTCAAACATTTTCTGTTTGGATGTGCTACTAGTGATGTGGGATATTTTGGTGACCTGGACGGACTTATTGGGCTCGGGCGTGGCCCAATGTCTCTAGCACAGCAGATACACAAGACGGATGCCCCATCAGTTGATATGACACACAATGAGTTTTCATACTGTATTCCATCGTCAAGGAGTAAGAAGAGTGGGTTCCTCACCTTTGGCAGGATGGACGAGTCGACCTCCGACATTACATTCACCAAAATGTTTAGGCATAGGACTCACATGTCTTTGTATTTTGTGGATTTAACATACATGTACGTCGGCAATGAGTTTATTGCTATGCCGGTGAAGCAAGAAACATTTGTGGACTCCGGGGCAACTTTGACATACATCCCACCTGAGGTTCACGGCAACCTCACTAGGGTGTTCCGGCAGGAGTTTGAGAAGTATCTTATTCCAAAGGATGTCTACATACTCGGCGGCTGCTTCAACTTCACAGACGCACCTGCTAACATCCCTATACCCCAAGTAATTTTCGGCTTCAGTGACGGTACAGAGTTTGATCTCAGTTATGAAGGCATCTTCTTTAATCCGCGGCCGGGTAAGCGCATCGCGTGTCTGGCGTTTCATTCCCAGAGCGGCATATCTATAATAGGGAGGAGTGCACAACAATCTGTAGAAATTGTGTTTGACATTGTAAACGACAACCTTGGTTTTGGTCCCAAGGGTGGTTGTTGA